The sequence below is a genomic window from Archangium lipolyticum.
GACCGGCCCAGCGCCGATGCGAGCACTCCCGGCTCCTTCTCCTCCACCTCGAGCTCCAACCGCCGGCCGTCGAAGTCCAGCGCGCAGCTGCGCACCAGCACGTTGCGCTCGCCGAGCTTCTGCCTCAGCCACTCCTCCGCGCCCGCCAGGTCATCCGCCTGCGCCGACACCAGCATCCGCTGCTTCGCGGCGGTGGGCTCCTTCTTCTCGAAGAAGTCCAACACGAACAGCAGCACGCCGACGAAGAGGGTCCCCACCCCGGCCAGTCCCAGGCTGCCGTGTCCGCAGGCCATGCCCAGGCCAATCACCAGGAAGAGGATGGCGGCATCGCGCGGGTCCTTCAGTCCGGAGCGGAAGCGCACGAAGCCGCCGAGCCCCACCAGTCCGAAGGCCTTGGCCATGCTGTTGCCGATGACGGCGGTGATGACGGCCGCCGCGGTGCACAGCAGCACCTGGGCCTGCACCATGTCCGCCCGGGGCAGGGGCTTGCCGGTGAGGAGCCGCCACGGCCGCAGCGCGAGCACCAGGCCGATGGCCACCGCCGCCAGCAGGCGGGGCACCATCAGGCGCGCGTCGTGGAGGGAAACCCCGGACGACACATCGTTGGCCAGCTCGGAGAAGAACGAGTCCATGGGCTCCTTGCCTTCCGCTCAAAGCGTGGGCCGCGGGGCGTCGTCCCCGGGCGAAAGGAGTGCCGCGCGCTCCGAGGGGAGCACGGCCGCGTGGGCGGCGGCGACGATGCGGTAGGCATTGCGCAGCACGGGCAGGCGGCCGGAGGTGAGCTCCAGCGCGCGCAGCACGAGGGCCTCGGCGCGCTCCGTCAGGGGCAGGCCCTCGAGCGAGGACACCACCGTGGCGGGCCAGCGTGTCACGAAGGCCTCGCGCAGCCGCCACGCGCGGGGGTCATCCAACCCGTCCAGCGAGTCGAGGGCCTCCTTCGTCAGCGGGGCGCCGCGCTCGCGCAGGGCGAAGGACTCGTCGGTGGTGAGCCCGGTCAGCGAGCGCAGCACCAGCTTCAGGGCCTTGTCCTCCAGCGCCAGGCGCAACTCCCGCGCGAAGGGCGTGTCCAGGCCCTGGATGCTGCGC
It includes:
- a CDS encoding DUF4956 domain-containing protein; this translates as MDSFFSELANDVSSGVSLHDARLMVPRLLAAVAIGLVLALRPWRLLTGKPLPRADMVQAQVLLCTAAAVITAVIGNSMAKAFGLVGLGGFVRFRSGLKDPRDAAILFLVIGLGMACGHGSLGLAGVGTLFVGVLLFVLDFFEKKEPTAAKQRMLVSAQADDLAGAEEWLRQKLGERNVLVRSCALDFDGRRLELEVEEKEPGVLASALGRSAGGPIRGLRWSEMPARKGGWEERG